Proteins co-encoded in one Stenotrophomonas maltophilia genomic window:
- the lpxB gene encoding lipid-A-disaccharide synthase has translation MAGSVPAQRVLSERPLRIALVAGEASGDLLGAGLVRELKARFPNAEFAGIGGDAMRSAGCQTWHDASELAVMGLTEVLRHLPRLLKLRSAFRQRALEWQPDVFIGIDAPDFNLGIERWLKQRGVCTVHYVSPSVWAWREKRAEKIGSSADLVLCLFPMEPPIYAKHGIDARFVGHPMADDIPLQGDREAARATLGLPTSAKVLAVLPGSRLGEISRLGEPFFEAAWQVSERIPGLHVVVPAANAACKRLIEEQLSRSALPVAYSHVLDGQARDAMIAADVVVLASGTATLEAMLVKRPMVVGYRVNELTYRLVKALGLIKVDRFALPNILAGQDLAPELMQHDCTPDKLAAAIQQWFDHPQRVSDLQDTYARLHERLRRNASARAADAVGELLVRNQAQA, from the coding sequence ATGGCCGGCAGTGTCCCTGCGCAGCGGGTGCTCAGCGAGCGCCCGTTGCGGATCGCGCTGGTGGCCGGTGAAGCCTCCGGCGATCTGCTCGGTGCGGGACTGGTACGCGAGCTCAAGGCGCGCTTCCCGAATGCCGAATTCGCCGGCATCGGCGGTGATGCCATGCGCAGCGCCGGCTGCCAGACCTGGCACGATGCCAGCGAGCTGGCGGTGATGGGCCTGACCGAGGTGCTGCGCCATCTGCCGCGCCTGCTGAAGCTGCGCTCGGCCTTCCGCCAGCGTGCGCTGGAATGGCAGCCGGACGTGTTCATCGGCATCGATGCGCCCGACTTCAACCTGGGCATCGAGCGCTGGTTGAAGCAGCGGGGCGTATGCACCGTGCACTACGTCAGCCCGTCGGTCTGGGCCTGGCGCGAGAAGCGCGCCGAGAAGATCGGCAGCAGCGCCGACCTGGTGCTGTGCCTGTTCCCGATGGAACCGCCGATCTATGCCAAGCACGGCATCGACGCGCGCTTTGTCGGGCATCCAATGGCCGACGACATTCCCCTGCAGGGCGACCGCGAGGCCGCACGCGCCACGCTGGGCCTGCCGACCTCGGCCAAGGTGCTGGCGGTGCTGCCGGGCAGCCGCCTGGGTGAGATCTCGCGCCTGGGCGAGCCGTTCTTCGAAGCCGCCTGGCAGGTCTCCGAACGCATTCCCGGGCTGCATGTGGTGGTGCCTGCCGCCAACGCGGCGTGCAAGCGGCTGATTGAAGAGCAGCTGTCACGCTCGGCGCTGCCGGTGGCCTATTCGCACGTGCTCGACGGCCAGGCGCGCGATGCGATGATCGCCGCCGACGTGGTGGTGCTGGCCTCCGGTACCGCCACGCTGGAGGCCATGCTGGTGAAGCGGCCGATGGTGGTCGGTTACCGCGTCAACGAGCTGACCTACCGCCTGGTCAAGGCGCTGGGCCTGATCAAGGTGGACCGCTTCGCCCTGCCCAACATCCTGGCCGGCCAGGACCTGGCCCCGGAGCTGATGCAGCATGACTGCACACCGGACAAGCTGGCGGCGGCCATCCAGCAGTGGTTCGACCACCCGCAGCGGGTGAGCGACCTGCAGGACACCTACGCGCGCCTGCACGAGCGCCTGCGCCGCAACGCATCGGCACGTGCCGCCGACGCCGTGGGCGAGCTGCTGGTGCGCAACCAGGCCCAGGCATGA
- a CDS encoding ribonuclease HII, producing MSRRHAAAASLALFDASAVVEPERLIAGVDEAGRGPLAGPVAVAAVVFDPSRPRINGLDDSKQLTAARRQQLYDRIVERALAWHVVLVEVEAIDRLNIYQATLQGMRDVVAAVAHVAGFARIDGNVVPKGLVLPAQALVGGDGIDRAIMAASILAKVSRDRYMQEVHVRHPEYGFEQHKGYGTPAHLAALRAHGPCAEHRRSFAPVRECLESASLASAAIA from the coding sequence ATGAGCCGCCGCCACGCCGCTGCAGCCAGCCTGGCGCTGTTCGATGCCAGCGCGGTGGTCGAGCCGGAACGCCTGATCGCCGGTGTCGACGAAGCCGGGCGCGGCCCGCTGGCCGGCCCGGTGGCCGTGGCCGCCGTGGTGTTCGACCCGTCCAGGCCGCGCATCAACGGCCTGGATGATTCCAAGCAGCTGACCGCCGCGCGCCGCCAGCAGCTGTATGACCGCATCGTCGAACGGGCATTGGCCTGGCATGTGGTACTGGTGGAGGTGGAGGCCATCGACCGCCTCAACATCTACCAGGCCACCCTGCAGGGCATGCGCGATGTGGTGGCCGCTGTGGCCCACGTGGCGGGCTTCGCGCGCATCGACGGCAACGTGGTGCCCAAGGGGCTGGTCCTGCCGGCACAGGCCCTGGTCGGCGGCGATGGCATCGACCGGGCCATCATGGCCGCCTCCATCCTGGCCAAGGTCTCGCGCGACCGCTACATGCAGGAGGTGCACGTGCGCCACCCTGAGTATGGCTTCGAGCAGCACAAGGGCTATGGCACCCCGGCCCATCTGGCCGCGCTGCGGGCCCACGGGCCGTGCGCCGAACACCGCCGCAGCTTCGCGCCGGTGCGGGAGTGCCTGGAATCCGCATCGCTGGCCAGCGCCGCGATTGCCTGA
- the dnaE gene encoding DNA polymerase III subunit alpha: protein MSNSRFVHLHVHTEFSLADSTIRVPAKPDQADPKKAKQANLLSRSVELGLPALAVTDLNNLFALVKFYKAAEGVGIKPIAGADVLIAEEGQDPWRMTLLCRDREGYLSLSRLLTRAWMEGHRPEGGVAIHPDWLKAGNANLFALAGRQSLAGRLALDGKHELAEQQLADWQRVFGDGLHLELTRTGREGEETFNQFALMAAGQRGLPVVASNDVRFLSPSDFSAHEARVCISTGRVLDDPKRPREYSDQQYLKSAEEMCALFADIPDAIDNTLALAERCNIEMRLGTYFLPNYPVPDDETLDTWIQKMSRDGLEERLEKNPLAPGKTREEYFERLEFELNTIIKMGFPGYFLIVADFIQWGKNQGIPIGPGRGSGAGSLVAWALKITDLDPLPYNLLFERFLNPERVSMPDFDIDFCMDRRDEVIDYVARKYGRERVSQIITYGTMAAKAVVRDSGRVLGFPYGLVDGVSKLIPNILGIHLKDALGKGKEGPSSEMASPELIQRYETEDDVRDLIDLALQLEDLTRNAGKHAGGVVIGPEPLSEFCPLYAEHDENGLGKNPVTQFDKNDVEEVGLVKFDFLGLRTLTIIDWAVKAINKRHERAGIPPVDIAAIPLDDTPTYKDIFANGNTGAVFQFESSGMRRLLKDARPDRFEDLIALVSLYRPGPMDLIPSFNARKHGQEEIIYPDPRTEAILKDTYGIMVYQEQVMQMAQIVGGYSLGGADLLRRAMGKKVPAEMAKHREIFREGAAKDGVDEAKADAIFDLMEKFAGYGFNKSHAAAYALVSYQTAWLKRHYPAEFMAATLSSDLDNTDKVVGFLDEVRNLGLTVLPPKVNQSAFMFEAVTPDTIQYGLGAIKGVGQGACEAVVDERLKGGEFKDLLDFCTRVGSAKLNRRTLEAMINCGALDELGRNRASLMLQLPEVIKATDQMARERASGQNSLFGGPDPSTVSIQLDLPEAEEWPLLQRLNGERDTLGFYLSGHPFDPWRDDVRDLVGNDLGAVEKIWSANSGGGGGGEKRWRPEVQTVLAGQVVGVRRKGESQIFIQLEDGRGRVECSAFSDAMAEFGHLMTKDRILVVKGGLREDEFNGGFALRIRQCWDFDEVCANYATRLSLRLDLRQQRPVWERIDALLDRHRPGRTPLRLDLLLKGPQGGVAGMLDVSGQSAVRIDSKLMEALRADPAVRTLKVRYSPPWAS, encoded by the coding sequence ATGTCCAACTCCCGCTTCGTACATCTCCACGTCCACACCGAGTTCTCGCTGGCGGACTCGACCATCCGTGTGCCGGCCAAACCCGACCAGGCCGACCCGAAAAAGGCCAAGCAGGCCAACCTGCTGTCGCGCTCGGTGGAACTGGGCCTGCCCGCGCTGGCGGTGACCGACCTCAACAACCTGTTCGCCCTCGTCAAGTTCTACAAGGCGGCCGAAGGCGTGGGCATCAAGCCGATCGCCGGCGCCGACGTGCTGATTGCCGAGGAAGGCCAGGATCCGTGGCGGATGACCCTGCTGTGCCGCGACCGTGAGGGCTACCTGAGCCTGTCGCGGCTGCTGACCCGCGCCTGGATGGAGGGCCATCGCCCGGAAGGCGGGGTGGCCATCCACCCGGACTGGCTGAAGGCCGGCAACGCCAACCTGTTCGCGCTGGCCGGGCGGCAGAGCCTGGCCGGGCGCCTGGCGCTGGACGGCAAGCATGAACTGGCCGAGCAGCAGCTGGCCGACTGGCAGCGCGTGTTCGGCGATGGCCTGCACCTGGAACTGACCCGTACCGGCCGCGAGGGCGAGGAAACCTTCAACCAGTTCGCGCTGATGGCCGCCGGCCAGCGCGGCCTGCCGGTGGTGGCCAGCAATGACGTGCGCTTCCTGTCGCCGTCGGATTTCAGCGCACACGAAGCGCGCGTGTGCATCTCCACTGGCCGCGTGCTGGACGACCCCAAGCGGCCGCGCGAATACAGCGACCAGCAGTACCTGAAGTCGGCCGAGGAAATGTGCGCGCTGTTCGCCGACATTCCCGATGCGATCGACAACACGCTGGCACTGGCCGAGCGCTGCAACATCGAGATGCGGCTGGGCACCTACTTCCTGCCCAACTACCCGGTACCGGACGACGAGACCCTGGACACCTGGATCCAGAAAATGTCGCGCGACGGCCTGGAAGAGCGCCTGGAGAAGAATCCGCTGGCGCCGGGCAAGACCCGCGAAGAATATTTCGAGCGCCTGGAGTTCGAGCTCAACACCATCATCAAGATGGGTTTCCCCGGCTACTTCCTGATCGTGGCCGACTTCATCCAGTGGGGCAAGAACCAGGGCATTCCGATCGGCCCCGGCCGTGGTTCCGGTGCCGGTTCGCTGGTGGCGTGGGCGCTGAAGATCACCGATCTGGACCCGCTGCCGTACAACCTGCTGTTCGAGCGCTTCCTCAACCCGGAACGCGTGTCGATGCCCGACTTCGACATCGACTTCTGCATGGACCGCCGCGACGAGGTGATCGACTACGTCGCGCGCAAGTACGGGCGCGAGCGCGTCAGCCAGATCATCACCTACGGCACCATGGCCGCCAAGGCGGTGGTGCGCGACTCCGGCCGCGTGCTCGGTTTCCCGTACGGCCTGGTCGACGGTGTTTCCAAGCTGATTCCCAACATCCTGGGTATCCACCTGAAGGATGCACTGGGCAAGGGCAAGGAAGGCCCCAGCTCGGAAATGGCATCGCCGGAACTGATCCAGCGCTACGAGACCGAGGACGATGTCCGCGACCTGATCGATCTGGCACTGCAGCTGGAAGACCTGACCCGCAACGCCGGCAAGCATGCCGGTGGCGTGGTGATCGGCCCCGAGCCGCTGAGCGAGTTCTGCCCGCTGTACGCCGAACACGATGAGAACGGCCTGGGCAAGAACCCGGTCACCCAGTTCGACAAGAACGACGTGGAAGAAGTGGGCCTGGTGAAGTTCGACTTCCTCGGCCTGCGCACGCTGACCATCATCGACTGGGCGGTGAAGGCGATCAACAAGCGCCATGAGCGCGCCGGCATCCCGCCGGTGGACATCGCCGCGATTCCGCTGGACGACACGCCCACCTACAAGGACATCTTCGCCAACGGCAACACCGGCGCGGTGTTCCAGTTCGAATCCTCGGGCATGCGCCGCCTGCTGAAAGACGCGCGCCCCGACCGTTTCGAAGACCTGATCGCGCTGGTGTCGCTGTACCGCCCCGGCCCGATGGACCTGATTCCCTCTTTCAACGCGCGTAAGCACGGCCAGGAAGAAATCATCTATCCCGATCCGCGCACCGAAGCGATCCTGAAGGACACCTACGGCATCATGGTGTACCAGGAGCAGGTGATGCAGATGGCGCAGATCGTCGGCGGCTACTCGCTGGGCGGCGCCGACCTGCTGCGCCGCGCGATGGGCAAGAAGGTGCCGGCGGAAATGGCCAAGCACCGCGAGATCTTCCGCGAAGGTGCGGCCAAGGACGGCGTCGACGAAGCCAAGGCCGATGCGATCTTCGACCTGATGGAGAAGTTCGCCGGCTACGGTTTCAACAAATCGCACGCCGCCGCCTATGCGCTGGTGAGCTACCAGACCGCGTGGCTGAAGCGCCATTATCCGGCCGAGTTCATGGCGGCCACGCTGTCGTCCGATCTGGACAACACCGACAAGGTGGTCGGCTTCCTCGACGAAGTGCGCAACCTCGGCCTGACCGTGCTGCCGCCGAAGGTGAACCAGTCGGCCTTCATGTTCGAAGCGGTCACCCCGGACACCATCCAGTACGGCCTGGGCGCGATCAAGGGCGTGGGCCAGGGTGCCTGCGAAGCGGTGGTGGACGAGCGCCTGAAGGGCGGCGAGTTCAAGGACCTGCTCGACTTCTGCACCCGCGTCGGCTCGGCCAAGCTCAACCGGCGCACGCTGGAGGCGATGATCAACTGCGGCGCGCTCGATGAGCTCGGCCGCAACCGCGCCTCGCTGATGCTGCAGCTGCCGGAAGTGATCAAGGCCACCGACCAGATGGCGCGCGAGCGTGCTTCCGGTCAGAACTCGCTGTTCGGCGGGCCCGACCCAAGTACGGTGTCGATCCAGCTGGACCTGCCCGAGGCCGAAGAATGGCCGCTGCTGCAGCGCCTGAACGGCGAGCGTGACACGCTCGGCTTCTACCTCAGCGGCCATCCGTTCGATCCGTGGCGCGACGATGTGCGCGACCTGGTCGGCAACGATCTGGGCGCGGTGGAGAAGATCTGGAGCGCCAACAGTGGCGGTGGTGGTGGTGGCGAGAAACGCTGGCGCCCGGAAGTGCAGACCGTGCTGGCCGGCCAGGTGGTCGGCGTGCGCCGCAAGGGCGAAAGCCAGATCTTCATCCAGCTCGAAGACGGTCGTGGCCGCGTCGAGTGCAGCGCGTTCTCCGACGCGATGGCCGAGTTCGGCCACCTGATGACCAAGGACCGCATCCTGGTGGTCAAGGGCGGGCTGCGCGAGGACGAGTTCAATGGCGGCTTCGCACTGCGCATCCGCCAGTGCTGGGACTTCGATGAAGTCTGCGCCAACTACGCCACGCGGCTGTCGCTGCGCCTGGACCTGCGCCAGCAGCGCCCTGTCTGGGAACGCATCGATGCCCTGCTCGACCGCCACCGCCCAGGGCGAACGCCACTGCGCCTGGACCTGCTGCTGAAGGGCCCGCAGGGCGGCGTGGCCGGTATGCTCGATGTGTCCGGGCAGAGCGCGGTACGCATCGATTCGAAGCTGATGGAGGCGCTGCGCGCCGACCCGGCCGTGCGGACGCTGAAGGTGCGCTACAGCCCGCCATGGGCCAGCTGA
- a CDS encoding acetyl-CoA carboxylase carboxyltransferase subunit alpha, translated as MNPNYLDFEQPIADLEAKIQELRNASAGPAVNVEAEVHALQDKLRVRTAQIFRNLTSWQVLQLARHPSRPYTADYIRIICDEFQELAGDRAFADDKAIMGGLARINGRAVMVIGHQKGRDTKEKIKRNFGMPKPEGYRKALRLMKMAERFGLPVLTLIDTAGAWPGIDAESRGQSEAIARNLIEMAELKVPIICTVIGEGGSGGALALGVGDRTVMLEYAVYSTITPEGCASILWKDAGKAKDAAEQLGLTAPRLKSLGLVDKVVREPTGGAHRNPTQMAKRLKAVLLNELDALDALSTEQLLEQRYTRLRSYGTYEAA; from the coding sequence ATGAATCCGAACTACCTCGACTTCGAGCAACCCATCGCCGACCTGGAAGCCAAGATCCAGGAGCTGCGCAACGCCAGCGCCGGGCCGGCGGTCAATGTCGAGGCGGAAGTACACGCGCTGCAGGACAAGCTGCGCGTGCGCACCGCACAGATCTTCCGCAACCTGACCTCATGGCAGGTACTGCAGCTGGCCCGTCACCCGTCGCGCCCCTACACCGCCGACTACATCCGCATCATCTGCGATGAGTTCCAGGAGCTGGCCGGCGACCGCGCCTTCGCCGACGACAAGGCCATCATGGGCGGCCTGGCCCGCATCAACGGCCGCGCGGTGATGGTGATCGGCCACCAGAAGGGCCGTGACACCAAGGAAAAGATCAAGCGCAACTTCGGCATGCCCAAGCCGGAGGGCTACCGCAAGGCGCTGCGCCTGATGAAGATGGCCGAGCGCTTCGGCCTGCCGGTGCTGACCCTGATCGACACGGCCGGCGCTTGGCCAGGCATCGACGCCGAATCGCGCGGCCAGTCCGAAGCGATCGCACGCAACCTGATCGAGATGGCCGAACTGAAGGTGCCGATCATCTGCACCGTGATCGGTGAAGGCGGCTCCGGCGGCGCACTGGCGCTGGGCGTGGGCGACCGCACCGTGATGCTGGAATACGCGGTGTATTCGACCATTACCCCGGAAGGCTGCGCCTCGATCCTGTGGAAGGACGCGGGCAAGGCCAAGGATGCCGCCGAGCAGCTGGGCCTGACCGCGCCGCGCCTGAAGAGCCTGGGCCTGGTCGACAAGGTCGTGCGCGAGCCGACCGGTGGCGCCCACCGCAACCCGACCCAGATGGCCAAGCGCCTGAAGGCCGTGCTGCTGAACGAACTGGACGCGCTGGACGCGCTGTCCACCGAGCAGCTGCTGGAACAGCGCTACACGCGCCTGCGCAGCTACGGCACCTACGAAGCCGCCTGA
- a CDS encoding CopD family protein — MQSYYWVKTFHIVFVVAWMATVFYLPRILVNLAETAGQPAVTERLQLMGLRLYRFGHSMFGLAFLLGLVLWLGYRVIPDFPTMVAPGGAGWLHAKLGLVVLLLVYFGWVGRLLKGVAKGRALPSSRALRWINEIPLLAFIPIVWLVLAKPF; from the coding sequence ATGCAGAGCTACTACTGGGTGAAGACCTTCCACATCGTGTTCGTGGTGGCGTGGATGGCCACGGTGTTCTACCTGCCGCGCATCCTGGTCAACCTGGCCGAGACCGCAGGCCAGCCGGCCGTGACCGAGCGCCTGCAGCTGATGGGGCTGCGCCTGTACCGTTTCGGCCATTCGATGTTCGGCCTGGCCTTCCTGCTCGGCCTGGTGCTGTGGCTGGGCTACAGGGTCATTCCGGATTTCCCGACCATGGTCGCGCCGGGCGGTGCCGGCTGGCTGCATGCCAAGCTGGGCCTGGTGGTGCTGCTGCTGGTGTACTTTGGCTGGGTAGGTCGCCTGCTCAAGGGCGTGGCCAAGGGCAGGGCGCTGCCGTCCTCGCGCGCGCTGCGCTGGATCAACGAGATCCCGCTGCTCGCGTTCATCCCGATCGTGTGGCTTGTGCTGGCCAAGCCGTTCTGA
- a CDS encoding class I SAM-dependent DNA methyltransferase, with product MDKTYDAAYFQRWYRRADIGGSARLARKVALAVASAEYYLERPIRSVLDIGCGEGAWRAPLLKLRPKVEYLGFDSSEYAVRRYGRTRNLHLAGFGDFAWLRPCAPVDLLVCSDVMHYVTDRELRAGLAGVAELTGGVAFLETFAAEDEFDGDHEGFQARPARWYRRTLARQGLQPVGSHCWLGPALAGDAAALERM from the coding sequence ATGGACAAGACCTACGACGCCGCCTACTTCCAACGCTGGTACCGCCGTGCCGACATCGGCGGCAGCGCCCGCTTGGCGCGCAAGGTCGCGTTGGCCGTGGCCAGCGCCGAGTACTACCTGGAGCGGCCGATCCGCAGCGTGCTGGACATCGGCTGCGGTGAAGGCGCCTGGCGCGCACCACTGCTGAAACTGCGTCCAAAGGTCGAATACCTCGGCTTCGACAGCAGCGAGTACGCTGTGCGCCGCTACGGCCGCACCCGCAACCTGCACCTGGCCGGCTTCGGCGACTTCGCCTGGCTGCGGCCCTGCGCCCCGGTCGACCTGCTGGTGTGCTCGGACGTGATGCACTACGTGACTGATCGCGAGCTGCGCGCGGGCCTGGCCGGCGTGGCCGAGCTGACCGGCGGTGTGGCCTTCCTGGAGACCTTCGCCGCCGAAGACGAGTTCGACGGCGACCATGAGGGCTTCCAGGCGCGCCCGGCGCGCTGGTATCGCCGGACGCTGGCCCGGCAGGGCCTGCAGCCGGTAGGGTCGCACTGCTGGCTGGGCCCCGCCCTGGCAGGTGATGCGGCCGCGCTGGAACGGATGTGA
- a CDS encoding polyhydroxyalkanoate depolymerase — protein sequence MLYQLHELTRNLLAPWVHQAQANAKFFANPGHWWSQMPGADRLAAVNELFHRIGKDYEKPEWGINEIDVDGERVPIVVHEEVSKPFCKLLRFKRHSNEADQLHTMLNQPFVLVVAPLSGHHATLLRDTVRTLLRDHRVYVTDWVDARMVPASEGEFGLDDYIAYIQEFIRHLGVERLHVVSVCQPTVPVLAAVSLMASRGEPTPRTLVMMGGPIDARCSPTAVNNLATQNPLSWFENNVIHTVPPSYPGAGRRVYPGFLQHAGFLSMNPSRHFSSHWDFYTDLVKGDLEDAAAHRRFYDEYNAVLDMPAKYYLDTIRVVFQDFLLPRGEWVVNGEKVDPSAICDTALLSIEGELDDIAGLGQTEAAQALCTGIAADRREHFIVEGAGHYGIFSGRRWREVVYPKVRDFFAAHAEAPAAKATKKKSNVTPLRRKAG from the coding sequence ATGCTCTACCAACTGCACGAACTGACCCGCAACCTGCTCGCCCCTTGGGTGCACCAGGCCCAGGCCAACGCCAAGTTCTTCGCCAACCCGGGCCACTGGTGGTCGCAGATGCCGGGTGCCGATCGCCTGGCCGCGGTCAACGAGTTGTTCCATCGCATCGGCAAGGATTACGAGAAGCCCGAGTGGGGCATCAACGAAATCGATGTCGACGGCGAGCGCGTGCCGATTGTCGTGCACGAAGAGGTGAGCAAGCCGTTCTGCAAGCTGCTGCGCTTCAAGCGCCACAGCAATGAAGCCGACCAGCTGCACACCATGCTCAACCAGCCGTTCGTGCTGGTGGTGGCGCCGCTGTCCGGCCACCACGCCACCCTGCTGCGCGATACCGTGCGCACGCTGCTGCGCGACCACCGTGTGTACGTGACCGACTGGGTGGACGCGCGTATGGTGCCGGCCAGCGAAGGCGAGTTCGGCCTGGACGACTACATCGCCTACATCCAGGAATTCATCCGCCATCTGGGCGTCGAACGCCTGCACGTGGTCAGCGTGTGCCAGCCGACCGTACCGGTGCTGGCTGCGGTTTCGCTGATGGCCAGCCGTGGCGAACCGACGCCGCGCACGCTGGTGATGATGGGTGGCCCGATCGATGCGCGCTGCAGCCCGACCGCAGTGAACAACCTGGCCACGCAGAACCCGCTGTCGTGGTTCGAGAACAACGTCATCCACACCGTGCCACCGAGCTATCCCGGCGCCGGTCGCCGCGTGTATCCCGGCTTCCTGCAGCATGCCGGCTTCCTGTCGATGAACCCCAGCCGCCACTTCAGTTCGCACTGGGATTTCTACACCGACCTGGTCAAGGGCGACCTGGAAGACGCCGCCGCGCATCGCCGCTTCTACGACGAATACAACGCGGTGCTGGACATGCCGGCCAAGTACTACCTGGACACCATCCGCGTGGTGTTCCAGGACTTCCTGCTGCCGCGTGGCGAGTGGGTGGTCAATGGCGAGAAGGTCGATCCGTCGGCAATCTGCGATACCGCGCTGCTGAGCATCGAAGGCGAGCTGGACGACATCGCCGGGCTCGGCCAGACCGAAGCGGCGCAGGCCCTGTGCACCGGCATTGCTGCTGACCGCCGCGAGCATTTCATCGTCGAAGGCGCCGGCCACTACGGCATCTTCAGCGGCCGTCGCTGGCGCGAAGTGGTGTACCCGAAGGTGCGCGACTTCTTCGCCGCGCACGCCGAAGCCCCGGCCGCCAAGGCCACGAAGAAGAAGAGCAACGTCACTCCGCTGCGGCGCAAGGCCGGGTAA
- a CDS encoding sensor domain-containing protein — protein MNDPSLAGRALPTTIPQYLAQLRAALEGADPAMVQDALYDAEEYLRSELAAQPGRSEAEVIADVAGSYGAPDEVAEIYRETEVTVNRALRTPRADTGPVLRAAAEASGVEPAAPPPAPVQRSLLARFFGVVTDPHTYGALFYMLLSLATGIFFFTWVVTGLSLSMGLLILIIGIPLTVLFFGSVRGLALLEGRLVEALLGERMPRRPRYTDRSRTWLQRIGDMFTDGRTWLTLLYFVLMLPLGIIYFTIAVTLLSLSLSLIWAPVAAIFSGDIPGVYINDVNVLPMAASPLVATAVAAVGALLLVLTMHLARGIGRLHGLIAKNLLVRL, from the coding sequence ATGAACGACCCGAGCCTGGCAGGCCGCGCCCTGCCCACGACCATCCCACAGTACCTGGCGCAGCTGCGCGCGGCGCTGGAAGGTGCCGATCCGGCGATGGTGCAGGACGCGCTGTACGACGCCGAGGAATACCTGCGCTCGGAGCTGGCGGCGCAGCCCGGCCGCAGCGAGGCCGAGGTGATCGCCGACGTTGCCGGCAGCTATGGCGCGCCCGATGAAGTGGCCGAGATCTACCGCGAGACCGAGGTGACGGTGAACCGCGCGCTGCGTACGCCGCGTGCGGATACCGGGCCGGTGCTGCGTGCGGCCGCCGAAGCCAGCGGCGTCGAGCCGGCCGCGCCGCCGCCGGCACCGGTGCAGCGCTCGCTGCTGGCGCGCTTCTTCGGCGTGGTGACCGATCCGCATACCTACGGTGCGCTGTTCTACATGCTGCTGTCGCTGGCCACCGGCATCTTCTTCTTCACCTGGGTGGTGACCGGCCTGTCACTGTCGATGGGCCTGCTGATCCTGATCATCGGCATTCCGTTGACGGTGCTGTTCTTCGGCTCGGTGCGCGGGCTGGCGCTGCTGGAAGGGCGGCTGGTGGAAGCGCTGCTGGGCGAGCGCATGCCGCGCCGTCCGCGTTACACCGACCGCAGCCGCACCTGGCTGCAGCGCATCGGCGACATGTTCACCGATGGCCGCACCTGGCTGACCCTGCTGTACTTCGTGCTGATGCTGCCGTTGGGCATCATCTACTTCACCATCGCGGTGACGCTGCTGTCGCTGTCGCTGAGCCTGATCTGGGCGCCGGTCGCGGCGATCTTCAGTGGCGATATCCCGGGCGTGTACATCAACGACGTGAATGTACTGCCGATGGCGGCCTCGCCGCTGGTGGCAACCGCGGTGGCGGCGGTGGGCGCGCTGCTGCTGGTGCTGACGATGCACCTGGCGCGCGGCATCGGCAGGCTGCACGGGCTGATCGCCAAGAACCTGCTGGTGCGGCTGTAA
- a CDS encoding PadR family transcriptional regulator — protein MSEDDVHLKKFQKELSAGTVSLALLAVLARAGEPLYGYLIAKELERVGEGVLSGKQSALYPVLRNLEGAGLLESHVEPSSSGPPRRYYRINDRGLQVLAQWRQAWQATRDSVDSVLEGVSQ, from the coding sequence ATGTCCGAGGACGATGTCCACCTGAAGAAGTTCCAGAAGGAGCTCAGCGCCGGAACGGTGTCGCTGGCCCTGCTGGCGGTGCTGGCCCGGGCCGGCGAGCCGCTGTACGGCTACCTGATCGCCAAGGAGCTGGAGCGGGTGGGCGAGGGCGTGCTGAGCGGCAAGCAGAGCGCGCTGTACCCGGTGCTGCGCAACCTGGAAGGGGCCGGGCTGCTGGAAAGCCATGTGGAGCCGTCCAGCAGCGGGCCACCGCGGCGCTACTACCGCATCAATGATCGTGGCCTTCAGGTGCTGGCGCAGTGGCGCCAGGCCTGGCAGGCCACCCGCGATTCCGTCGATTCCGTGTTGGAGGGGGTATCACAATGA